The following proteins come from a genomic window of Trifolium pratense cultivar HEN17-A07 linkage group LG4, ARS_RC_1.1, whole genome shotgun sequence:
- the LOC123921409 gene encoding pyrrolidone-carboxylate peptidase, protein MGSEGPKAITIHVTGFKKFQGVPINPTEFIVNNLKDYVEKKGLPTGVILGSCTVLEVAGDGALPQLYQTMESVVSKTDATSNANVVWLHLGVNSGAARFAIERLAANEATFRCSDELGWQPQQVPIVVEDGGISRTRETSLPVDAILNFLKKEKGYDVMVSDDAGRFVCNYVYYHSLRFAEQKGNKSLFVHVPLFSRIDEETQMRFIASLLEAIASAC, encoded by the exons ATGGGATCTGAAGGGCCAAAGGCAATTACAATACATGTAACTGGGTTTAAGAAGTTTCAAGGAGTGCCTATAAACCCTACAGAGTTTATTGTTAATAATCTGAAGGATTATGTTGAAAAGAAAGGTCTTCCAACTGGTGTTATTCTTGGAAGTTGCACTGTTCTTGAGGTAGCTGGTGATGGTGCACTTCCTCAGCTATATCAGACAATGGAATCTGTTGTGTCTAAAACAGATGCAACTAGCAATGCAAATGTTGTGTGG CTTCACTTGGGGGTGAATAGTGGAGCTGCAAGGTTTGCCATTGAGCGATTGGCAGCGAATGAAGCCACTTTCCGCTGTTCTGATGAATTAGGATGGCAACCACAG CAAGTCCCGATAGTCGTTGAGGATGGAGGAATTTCTCGAACAAGAGAG ACTTCTCTACCTGTTGATGCAATCTTGAATTTCTTGAAGAAGGAAAAAGGTTATGATGTAATGGTATCAGATGACGCCGGGCGATTTGTTTGCAATTACGTGTATTACCACTCTCTCCGGTTCGCAGAACAGAAGGGTAACAAGTCTCTATTTGTCCATGTTCCTTTATTTTCGAGAATCGATGAAGAAACTCAGATGAGATTTATAGCCTCTCTTTTGGAGGCCATTGCTTCTGCATGTTAA